Proteins encoded within one genomic window of Polaribacter sp. NJDZ03:
- the tsaD gene encoding tRNA (adenosine(37)-N6)-threonylcarbamoyltransferase complex transferase subunit TsaD produces MKKQVYILGIESSCDDTSASVICNAKVLSNVVANQEIHSKYGGVVPELASRAHQQNIVPVVQQAIEQANITKEDVSAIAFTRGPGLMGSLLVGTSFAKSLALGLQVPLIDVNHMQAHILSHFIEEENSKMPPFPFICLTISGGHTQIVKVTNYFEMEVLGETIDDAVGEAFDKSAKILGLPYPGGPLIDKHAKLGNPKAYQFTKPKVGDLDFSFSGLKTGILYFIQKQVRINPNFIEENLDDICASIQYTIVEILMDKLKNAVKQTGIKHIAIAGGVSANSEIRHRLQLAEKHFGWTTYVPKFEYTTDNAAMIAITGYLKYLNNDYSDVSVTAKARLKVTENS; encoded by the coding sequence ATGAAAAAACAGGTTTATATATTAGGGATAGAATCTTCTTGTGATGACACAAGTGCCTCCGTAATTTGCAATGCAAAAGTGCTGAGTAATGTTGTTGCCAATCAAGAAATACATTCTAAATATGGTGGTGTTGTTCCAGAATTAGCATCTAGGGCGCATCAACAAAACATTGTTCCAGTAGTACAACAAGCTATAGAACAAGCAAATATAACTAAAGAAGACGTATCTGCAATTGCATTTACAAGAGGCCCTGGTTTAATGGGTTCTTTACTAGTAGGTACTTCTTTTGCCAAATCTTTGGCCTTAGGGTTACAAGTACCTTTAATAGATGTAAACCATATGCAGGCTCATATTCTATCTCATTTCATTGAAGAAGAAAATAGTAAAATGCCTCCTTTTCCTTTTATTTGCCTAACTATTAGTGGCGGACATACACAAATTGTAAAGGTTACCAATTATTTTGAAATGGAAGTTTTAGGCGAAACTATTGATGATGCTGTTGGTGAAGCTTTTGATAAATCTGCAAAAATTTTAGGTCTTCCTTATCCTGGAGGCCCTTTAATAGACAAGCATGCAAAACTAGGAAATCCAAAAGCTTATCAATTTACAAAACCTAAAGTAGGCGATTTAGATTTTAGTTTTAGCGGTTTAAAAACGGGTATTTTATATTTTATTCAGAAACAAGTAAGAATAAATCCTAATTTTATTGAAGAAAATTTAGATGACATTTGTGCTTCCATACAATATACAATTGTAGAAATTTTAATGGATAAATTAAAAAATGCAGTAAAACAAACAGGCATTAAACATATTGCTATTGCTGGTGGAGTTTCTGCTAATTCAGAAATTAGACACCGTTTACAATTAGCCGAAAAACATTTTGGGTGGACTACCTACGTGCCTAAATTTGAATACACAACCGATAATGCTGCAATGATTGCTATTACTGGTTATTTAAAATACTTAAACAACGATTATTCTGATGTTTCTGTAACTGCAAAAGCACGTTTAAAAGTTACAGAGAATTCTTAA
- a CDS encoding LTA synthase family protein: MKTLKNRLLFNIYYFLLWIGYFAFARLFFLLFYVDKTKELDFLTTLKTFLYGVRLDSSFAAYLCFIPFLIIIFSVFINSKIIGTIIKWYSGIMIVILSLLLIIDASLYQSWGTRLDTALLKYLNTPEIMIASVSTFQKITGTLFWIATSFVFIKWFNNIISKKIAKVEEGFWLQAVLFFLITAALIIPVRGGIQTIPVNQSNVYFSNNMFANHASINYAWNFFNALTHKPDGKNPYKFFDSEIAKNTINKRRSLLLKADTDSILNTTKPNVIFIIWESLTAKVVGSLGGEPNVTENLNKLSKEGILFTNYYANGDRTDKGIPAILSGYYPQPTQSIMKMPNKARRLPMLPKKMMDLGYHTSFYYGGDLNFGNMNTYLRNSGITDFVDGNDFDVKDWNSKWGAHDHVFMKRLADDLSKKQDEPFFKIALTLTSHEPYEFPDTYKFGKDTEENKFRSAHAYTDKTIGTFIQFAKQQPWYKNTLIVIIADHGHRSPEHKGAFNSPLKFHIPMLWLGGALNKKGIEIDNIASQVDLPYTLLDLLKGDNSDFKFSKNIFNTSEKQYAHYIFNKGFGTLSKNGLYLFDHVSKKAILEEGTEAAKLDSLGKSISQEAFQDFLDRD; the protein is encoded by the coding sequence TTGAAAACATTAAAAAACAGATTATTATTCAATATTTACTATTTTCTATTATGGATAGGATATTTTGCATTTGCACGATTATTTTTCCTTCTTTTTTATGTTGATAAAACAAAAGAGTTAGACTTTTTAACGACACTAAAAACATTTCTTTATGGTGTGCGATTAGACAGTTCTTTTGCCGCATATTTATGTTTTATTCCGTTTTTAATTATCATTTTTTCTGTTTTTATCAATTCTAAAATAATTGGAACAATTATAAAATGGTATTCGGGTATTATGATTGTTATTTTAAGTTTATTACTAATTATTGACGCAAGCTTATACCAATCTTGGGGAACGCGTTTAGATACCGCTTTGTTAAAGTATTTAAATACTCCAGAAATTATGATTGCTTCTGTTTCTACTTTTCAAAAGATAACCGGAACTCTATTTTGGATTGCAACTTCTTTCGTCTTTATAAAATGGTTCAACAACATTATTTCAAAGAAAATAGCAAAGGTAGAAGAAGGTTTTTGGCTACAAGCAGTACTATTTTTCTTAATAACAGCGGCATTAATTATACCAGTAAGAGGTGGTATACAAACCATACCTGTTAACCAAAGTAATGTCTATTTTTCTAATAATATGTTTGCAAACCATGCATCTATAAATTATGCTTGGAACTTTTTTAACGCACTTACTCATAAACCAGATGGTAAAAATCCTTATAAATTTTTTGATAGTGAAATAGCAAAAAACACTATTAACAAAAGAAGATCTCTACTTTTAAAAGCAGACACAGATAGTATTTTAAATACAACAAAACCCAACGTAATATTTATTATATGGGAAAGTTTAACCGCAAAAGTTGTGGGCTCTTTAGGTGGAGAACCTAATGTAACAGAAAATCTAAACAAACTGTCTAAAGAAGGTATTTTATTTACTAACTACTATGCAAACGGAGATAGAACAGATAAAGGGATTCCTGCTATTTTAAGTGGTTATTACCCACAACCAACACAAAGCATTATGAAAATGCCCAACAAAGCTAGAAGACTACCAATGTTACCTAAAAAAATGATGGATTTAGGGTACCATACTTCTTTTTATTATGGTGGTGATTTAAACTTTGGAAACATGAATACTTATTTACGAAATTCTGGAATTACCGATTTTGTAGACGGAAATGATTTTGATGTAAAAGATTGGAATTCTAAGTGGGGAGCGCACGACCATGTATTTATGAAACGTTTGGCAGATGACTTGTCTAAAAAACAAGACGAACCATTTTTTAAAATAGCGTTAACACTTACAAGCCACGAGCCATACGAGTTCCCAGATACCTATAAATTTGGAAAAGATACTGAAGAAAATAAATTTAGAAGTGCACATGCCTACACAGATAAAACTATTGGTACATTTATTCAATTTGCAAAACAGCAACCTTGGTACAAAAACACCTTAATAGTTATTATTGCAGATCATGGACATCGTTCTCCTGAGCACAAAGGAGCTTTTAACTCACCATTAAAGTTTCACATCCCAATGTTATGGTTAGGTGGTGCTTTAAACAAAAAGGGAATTGAAATAGACAATATTGCTAGTCAAGTAGATTTACCTTACACACTTCTAGACTTACTAAAAGGAGATAATTCTGATTTTAAATTCAGTAAAAATATCTTTAATACTTCCGAGAAACAATATGCACATTATATCTTTAACAAAGGTTTTGGTACACTCTCTAAAAACGGACTTTATTTATTTGATCATGTAAGTAAAAAAGCAATTTTAGAAGAAGGTACAGAAGCTGCAAAATTAGACTCATTAGGTAAATCTATTTCTCAAGAAGCTTTTCAAGATTTTCTAGATCGTGATTAA
- a CDS encoding ATP-binding protein: MIPAKIEDVFIQLTTDYSGVITSVIAGKFIKTTFTLQESIYDACPFLEGTLEALPLNDPFLLEGMVIVSEGIEYNIDLELFKKEASVVILIHNRSNVYKYVSQLNQNRNDIFFIKRELAEKNIELDKLRKIADKANEEKSRFLAMMSHEIRNPLNSILGYSEMISSEKLNNKATEYIKNLSSAGNNLKVIVDDILDLSRIEAGKLVLVNEEISILETIKNCKNDFQHIHTNKNVDLVFLTSEKLPKIVLGDAVRIQQILSNLISNAIKFTSKGEVVISAKVTFEVENKVTVIFEITDSGRGMSAFQCLKIFEEYQQNELNDHRVYGGAGLGLAIVKRLLGAMNGSISVKSKLNKGTSFFVEIPFEKNSKLKKQRIIPKEVKTKKIDLKGKNILVADDDLMNQRIVAYILKKEKVNLTIVKDGLEALSKIKEEVFDVVLLDINMPNMTGEELMKKRATITNVNSKTPFLALTGNTSTQDIERYLTLGFSGFISKPFTIANFVDKIKNALIN, from the coding sequence TTGATACCTGCAAAAATAGAGGATGTTTTTATACAATTAACTACTGATTATTCGGGGGTTATTACAAGTGTTATTGCTGGTAAATTTATCAAAACTACCTTTACACTTCAAGAATCTATCTATGATGCTTGTCCTTTTTTAGAAGGAACTTTAGAAGCGTTGCCTTTAAATGACCCATTTCTGTTAGAAGGTATGGTTATTGTTTCTGAAGGTATAGAATACAATATAGATTTAGAACTTTTTAAAAAAGAAGCTTCTGTTGTTATTTTAATACATAATAGAAGTAATGTTTACAAGTATGTAAGTCAACTAAATCAAAATAGAAATGATATCTTTTTTATAAAAAGAGAACTTGCAGAGAAAAATATAGAATTAGATAAACTACGTAAAATTGCTGACAAAGCAAACGAAGAAAAATCCCGTTTTTTAGCAATGATGAGTCATGAAATTAGAAATCCATTGAATTCTATTCTTGGCTATTCTGAAATGATTTCATCAGAAAAATTGAATAACAAAGCTACGGAATACATTAAAAACTTATCATCAGCAGGGAATAATTTAAAGGTTATAGTAGATGATATTTTAGATTTATCGCGTATTGAAGCTGGTAAATTAGTTTTAGTTAATGAAGAGATTTCTATTCTAGAAACTATTAAGAATTGTAAAAATGATTTTCAGCATATTCATACCAATAAAAATGTAGATCTCGTTTTTTTAACTTCAGAAAAACTACCAAAAATTGTTTTAGGAGATGCTGTAAGAATTCAACAAATACTATCAAATTTAATTAGTAACGCTATTAAATTTACCAGTAAAGGAGAAGTTGTTATAAGTGCAAAAGTAACTTTTGAGGTAGAAAATAAGGTTACCGTAATCTTTGAAATTACAGATTCTGGTAGAGGAATGAGTGCGTTTCAATGTTTAAAAATATTTGAAGAATACCAACAAAACGAATTGAATGACCATCGTGTTTATGGAGGTGCAGGTTTAGGTTTGGCTATTGTAAAACGTTTGTTAGGAGCCATGAATGGTAGTATTTCTGTGAAAAGTAAATTGAATAAAGGAACTTCCTTTTTTGTTGAAATTCCTTTTGAAAAAAACTCAAAATTAAAGAAGCAGAGAATAATACCTAAAGAGGTTAAGACTAAAAAGATTGATTTAAAAGGAAAAAATATTTTAGTGGCAGATGATGATCTAATGAATCAAAGAATAGTGGCGTATATTTTAAAAAAAGAAAAAGTGAATTTAACCATTGTAAAAGATGGTTTAGAAGCACTTTCTAAGATTAAAGAAGAAGTTTTTGATGTTGTTTTATTAGATATCAATATGCCAAATATGACTGGTGAAGAATTGATGAAAAAGAGAGCTACTATTACAAACGTAAATTCTAAAACGCCTTTCTTGGCATTAACAGGGAATACTTCTACCCAAGATATTGAGCGGTATTTAACACTAGGTTTTTCTGGTTTTATATCTAAACCTTTTACGATTGCTAATTTTGTTGATAAAATTAAAAATGCTTTGATAAATTAA
- a CDS encoding Rab family GTPase gives MIAKKVLLVGNFGVGKTSLIRRFVLNEFSEDYISTIGVRVSKKIVEYKNETIKLMIWDVAGTNGNEKIPKAYFLGSNAAMFVFDVSREETYLTIDENLNMVKELSGLQNITVIGNKKDLLTAEELESVIQKISVNIDLITSAKEDENVEDAFMKLTSLALK, from the coding sequence ATGATTGCAAAAAAGGTACTGCTTGTTGGTAATTTTGGTGTTGGTAAAACATCCTTAATTAGACGATTTGTTTTAAATGAATTTTCTGAAGATTACATTAGTACTATTGGTGTTCGAGTAAGTAAAAAAATAGTGGAATACAAAAATGAAACTATTAAATTAATGATCTGGGATGTTGCTGGTACAAACGGCAATGAAAAAATACCCAAAGCTTATTTTCTAGGTTCTAATGCGGCAATGTTTGTTTTTGATGTAAGTAGAGAAGAAACGTATTTAACTATAGATGAAAATCTAAATATGGTTAAAGAACTATCTGGTTTACAAAACATAACAGTTATTGGTAATAAAAAAGATTTGCTTACTGCAGAAGAATTAGAAAGTGTAATACAGAAAATTTCTGTAAATATAGATTTAATTACCAGTGCTAAAGAAGATGAAAATGTTGAAGATGCCTTTATGAAATTAACCTCACTAGCTTTAAAATAA
- a CDS encoding cell envelope biogenesis protein OmpA, with amino-acid sequence MKKKPADNNKDNRFELLRDLLLADDREKFDSLSEEIILREKLSKRVAPLVDEKIADLRNNFSRDFGDTITETIKVQIRDSQDEVVEALYPIMGKMVKKFIVAEITKLSDSINKTIKEKFSIQQILKRFFKGKRNDSGIVLEGVFEFVIEEVFIIEKESGLLSGNYSRGSIADKDMISGMLTAIKSFAEDAFSKEGQDLENIKFETFQLSIKNFKTIYIAIATSGVITEEHAEELSDNINNLSEIILRDRSYLSDEERLNDLILNELIKE; translated from the coding sequence ATGAAAAAAAAGCCTGCAGATAACAATAAAGACAATCGTTTTGAGTTGCTCAGAGACCTTTTATTAGCTGATGATAGAGAAAAGTTTGATTCTCTTAGTGAAGAAATTATTCTTAGAGAAAAACTGTCTAAAAGAGTTGCGCCTCTAGTAGATGAAAAAATTGCGGACTTACGTAATAATTTTTCAAGAGATTTTGGAGACACCATTACAGAAACTATAAAAGTTCAAATTAGAGACTCTCAAGATGAAGTTGTAGAAGCCTTGTACCCAATTATGGGTAAAATGGTTAAGAAATTTATTGTTGCAGAAATTACTAAATTATCCGATAGTATTAATAAAACTATAAAAGAAAAATTTTCTATTCAACAAATACTTAAAAGATTTTTTAAAGGAAAAAGAAATGATTCCGGTATTGTTTTAGAAGGAGTTTTTGAGTTTGTAATTGAAGAAGTTTTTATCATAGAAAAAGAATCTGGTTTGCTTTCTGGAAACTATTCTAGAGGAAGTATAGCCGATAAAGATATGATTTCTGGCATGTTAACGGCTATTAAATCTTTTGCTGAAGACGCCTTTTCTAAGGAAGGACAGGATTTAGAAAATATAAAGTTCGAAACTTTTCAGCTTTCTATAAAAAACTTTAAAACTATTTATATTGCCATTGCAACTTCTGGGGTTATCACAGAAGAGCATGCAGAAGAATTGTCTGACAACATAAATAATTTATCAGAAATTATTTTAAGAGATCGTTCTTACTTATCAGATGAAGAACGTTTAAATGATTTAATTTTAAACGAATTGATTAAAGAGTAA
- a CDS encoding MBL fold metallo-hydrolase, which translates to MNLTKKQLNITFLGTGTSQGIPMIASNDPVCLSKNLKDKRLRSSVLVSWDNVSYTIDCGLDFRQQMLREHVQSLNGVFFTHEHADHIGGLDDLRAFCYQIGEMPIYLNERTLRSLEKRFEYIFSTKNRYPGAPSVLPIIVEGTSLLIDELKVTPIKVLHGSLPITAYRFGDFGYLTDVKSISDEEKLKLKDLDVLVVNALRIEEHPTHFNLKEALDFIAEMKPKKAYLTHISHKLGFHDEVSKILPKNVFLAYDGLKITV; encoded by the coding sequence ATGAACTTAACTAAGAAACAACTGAATATTACTTTTTTAGGAACAGGTACTTCACAAGGAATTCCGATGATTGCAAGTAACGACCCTGTTTGTTTGTCTAAAAACTTAAAAGATAAGCGTTTAAGGTCTTCCGTTTTGGTGTCTTGGGACAATGTTTCTTATACCATAGATTGCGGTTTAGATTTTAGGCAGCAAATGCTAAGAGAGCATGTACAATCTTTAAATGGTGTTTTTTTTACACATGAACACGCAGATCATATAGGAGGTTTAGATGACTTAAGAGCTTTTTGTTACCAAATAGGAGAAATGCCTATTTATTTAAACGAGAGAACTTTAAGGAGTTTAGAGAAAAGGTTTGAGTATATTTTTAGTACAAAAAACAGGTATCCGGGTGCGCCAAGTGTGTTGCCAATAATTGTAGAGGGCACGAGCTTACTTATAGATGAATTAAAAGTAACTCCCATAAAAGTTTTACACGGAAGTTTACCAATAACTGCATATCGATTTGGAGATTTTGGTTATTTAACAGACGTAAAATCTATTTCTGATGAAGAAAAATTAAAATTGAAGGACTTAGATGTCTTAGTTGTTAACGCTTTAAGAATAGAAGAACATCCAACTCATTTTAATTTAAAAGAAGCCCTCGATTTTATTGCAGAAATGAAACCTAAAAAAGCGTACTTAACTCATATTAGCCATAAACTAGGTTTTCATGATGAAGTTTCTAAAATATTACCCAAAAACGTGTTTTTGGCCTATGATGGTTTAAAAATAACAGTTTAA
- a CDS encoding TonB-dependent receptor: protein MAISLKGDQEISSVPTIKSKALRINLNRDIYGTFAEIGAGQETARNFFRSGAASGTIAKAMSAYDKDFSDAIYGMEQDNRYVTQPRLKKMLGHEIDLMEDRLSRQKHPDKLFFSYANTVTTIDFAKQFKGHGWVGIRFQLDPLEGYNEIVLHLRFKETDARLQQETLGILGVNLIYGAFYLNDNPKDLVKSFYDNLSNDQLEIDMINFAGPRFMYVDNRLMSLQLLKNGMTNAVMFGPDGNNLLPAQVLYKKNILALRGSFRPVTKVNMDMYEKSKKIFLAENKVEESKTQVIFEITLSNLTSEGKINERDFLDRAELLCSLGQNVMITSFQQYFKLVEYFSEFTKERMGLTMGGQNLIELFEEKYYRNLSGGILEAFGKLFYRDLKVYTYPYHDTKSDEYITIENLKVHPRMKELYKFFKNNGKLVNIDDFDKDILDIFSRTILKMILNGEKGWEEMLPEGISDTIKQKRLFGYSRTRVRK from the coding sequence ATGGCAATATCTTTAAAAGGAGATCAAGAGATTAGTAGTGTTCCTACAATTAAAAGCAAAGCGCTAAGAATTAATTTAAATAGAGATATTTACGGAACTTTTGCTGAGATTGGTGCAGGACAAGAAACTGCTCGTAACTTTTTTAGATCTGGAGCTGCTTCAGGAACAATAGCAAAAGCGATGAGTGCTTATGATAAAGATTTCTCTGATGCTATTTATGGCATGGAACAAGACAATCGTTATGTAACACAGCCTCGTTTAAAAAAGATGCTAGGTCACGAAATCGATTTAATGGAAGATCGATTAAGCAGACAAAAACATCCAGATAAATTATTTTTTAGTTACGCCAACACTGTAACTACCATAGATTTTGCAAAACAGTTTAAAGGACATGGTTGGGTAGGTATTCGTTTTCAACTAGATCCTTTAGAAGGATATAATGAAATTGTTTTACACTTGCGTTTTAAAGAAACGGATGCTCGTTTACAACAAGAAACCTTAGGTATTTTAGGTGTAAATCTAATTTATGGCGCTTTTTATTTAAATGATAATCCTAAAGATTTAGTAAAATCTTTTTATGATAACTTAAGCAATGACCAGTTAGAAATTGATATGATTAATTTTGCGGGACCTCGTTTTATGTATGTAGACAACCGTTTAATGAGTTTACAATTACTAAAAAATGGTATGACAAATGCCGTTATGTTTGGCCCAGACGGAAACAATTTATTACCAGCACAAGTTTTATATAAGAAAAACATTTTAGCTTTACGTGGAAGTTTTAGACCTGTTACTAAGGTAAATATGGACATGTATGAAAAATCTAAAAAAATATTTTTAGCAGAAAATAAAGTAGAAGAAAGTAAAACGCAAGTAATTTTCGAGATTACCCTAAGTAACCTAACATCAGAAGGTAAAATTAATGAAAGAGATTTCTTAGACAGAGCAGAATTACTTTGTTCTCTAGGACAAAATGTAATGATTACAAGCTTTCAACAATACTTTAAATTGGTAGAATATTTTAGTGAATTTACCAAAGAAAGAATGGGCTTAACCATGGGAGGGCAAAATCTTATAGAGCTTTTTGAAGAAAAATATTACCGTAATTTAAGTGGAGGAATCTTAGAGGCTTTTGGTAAGTTATTTTATAGAGATTTAAAGGTATACACCTACCCTTATCATGACACGAAATCTGATGAGTATATTACCATAGAAAACTTAAAAGTTCATCCAAGAATGAAAGAACTGTATAAGTTCTTTAAAAACAACGGAAAACTGGTTAACATAGATGATTTTGACAAAGACATCTTAGATATTTTTTCTCGTACTATCTTAAAAATGATTTTAAACGGAGAAAAAGGATGGGAAGAAATGTTGCCTGAAGGAATTTCTGACACTATAAAGCAAAAAAGACTTTTTGGTTACTCTAGAACAAGAGTAAGAAAATAA
- a CDS encoding RNA polymerase sigma factor, giving the protein MTDETILIEQLKNVQTKDKAFRELITLYKQRLYWHIRKIVISHDDADDVLQNTFIKVFKNIDKFNQGSKLFSWMYRIATNEAITFINKRAKKRSLDIADYQQELASTLASDDFFTGDEIQLILQKAIATLPQKQQLVFNMKYFDELKYDEMSEVLETSVGALKASYYHAVKKIELYIKKETN; this is encoded by the coding sequence TTGACTGATGAAACTATTTTAATAGAACAACTAAAAAATGTTCAGACTAAAGACAAAGCGTTTAGAGAACTTATAACTCTCTATAAACAACGCTTGTATTGGCATATCCGTAAAATTGTGATTTCTCATGATGATGCAGATGATGTTTTACAAAACACCTTTATTAAAGTTTTTAAAAATATAGATAAGTTTAACCAAGGGAGTAAGCTATTTTCTTGGATGTACAGAATTGCTACCAATGAAGCTATTACTTTTATAAACAAAAGGGCAAAAAAACGAAGTTTAGATATTGCTGATTATCAACAAGAATTAGCTTCTACTCTAGCGAGTGATGATTTTTTTACAGGTGATGAAATTCAACTCATTTTACAAAAAGCAATTGCAACATTACCGCAAAAACAACAACTTGTCTTTAATATGAAATATTTTGATGAACTAAAGTATGATGAAATGTCTGAAGTTTTAGAAACATCTGTAGGAGCTTTAAAAGCCTCTTATTATCATGCTGTTAAAAAAATTGAACTTTATATAAAAAAAGAAACAAATTAA
- a CDS encoding sensor of ECF-type sigma factor, translated as MKKIITLICITLFCTLTLSAQDSKGSKEKIKALKVSYLTEKLNLTPSEAEKFWPIYNAYSKEQYSLRYTLRHEIKTAMKDKEGETNCLTENDAEKLVLLKLTTDQKTYESQKIFINNIKKVISYKKIVQLQVAEMEFGRKLMSKYKHRKSESKN; from the coding sequence ATGAAAAAAATTATAACCCTTATTTGCATTACCCTTTTTTGTACTCTTACCCTGTCTGCTCAAGACAGTAAAGGAAGTAAAGAGAAAATTAAGGCACTTAAAGTTTCTTATTTAACAGAAAAACTAAACTTAACACCAAGTGAAGCTGAAAAATTTTGGCCTATTTACAACGCATACTCTAAAGAACAATATTCTTTAAGATATACACTTAGGCACGAAATTAAAACGGCAATGAAAGATAAGGAAGGTGAAACAAACTGTTTAACCGAAAATGATGCAGAAAAATTAGTCCTGTTAAAATTAACAACAGATCAGAAAACGTACGAATCTCAGAAAATCTTTATAAATAACATTAAAAAAGTAATTTCTTATAAAAAGATTGTTCAACTACAAGTAGCAGAAATGGAGTTTGGCAGAAAATTAATGAGTAAATACAAACATAGGAAATCAGAATCTAAAAATTAA
- a CDS encoding chloramphenicol acetyltransferase, protein MKYLDIDIWNRKQHYEHFKNLEDPFFGVTVNVDVSKIYKKSKTAKESFFVMYLHACLVALNKIENFKYRIQGDKIFICDTIHASATIARKDHTFGFSFIRFSEDFKIFNKNFLDEKERISNSTDLFPPTESDSCIYCSALPWFTFTSQKEPISGLKNESIPKLSFGKIFEENDKIMMPVAIAANHALVDGYHIGLFFEEYKKQLDKNT, encoded by the coding sequence ATGAAATATTTAGATATTGATATCTGGAATAGGAAACAACATTACGAACATTTTAAAAATTTAGAAGATCCTTTTTTTGGAGTGACGGTTAATGTTGATGTTAGTAAGATTTATAAAAAATCTAAAACAGCAAAAGAATCTTTCTTTGTTATGTATTTACATGCTTGTTTAGTGGCATTAAATAAAATAGAAAATTTTAAATATAGAATACAAGGAGATAAAATTTTTATCTGTGATACTATTCATGCTTCAGCAACCATTGCAAGAAAAGACCATACTTTTGGATTTTCTTTTATTCGTTTTTCTGAAGATTTTAAAATATTCAATAAGAATTTTTTAGACGAGAAAGAACGAATTTCGAATTCTACAGATTTATTTCCACCAACAGAATCGGATAGTTGTATTTATTGCTCTGCTTTACCATGGTTTACTTTTACAAGCCAAAAAGAACCCATTTCTGGACTTAAAAATGAAAGTATACCAAAGTTATCTTTTGGTAAAATTTTTGAAGAAAACGATAAAATAATGATGCCTGTAGCTATTGCTGCAAACCACGCATTAGTAGACGGATATCATATTGGTTTATTTTTTGAAGAATATAAGAAACAATTAGATAAAAACACCTAA
- a CDS encoding HAD family hydrolase, translated as MKISNNIKVIAFDADDTLWVNETYFRDAEHQFAKLLAKYETENKIDQELFKKEVKNLAYYGYGVKGFILSMVECALELSNYTVNQKTIAAILNIGKEMLDKPIELLDGVEEVLQSLQGKYKLIVATKGDLLDQERKLEKSNLLKYFHHIEVMSDKKAKDYKKLIKHLDIKPSEFLMIGNSLKSDVLPLVALGASAIHVPFHTTWVHEEVSDQEKSDSDYTTVANIKDILPFL; from the coding sequence ATGAAAATAAGTAACAACATAAAGGTAATTGCTTTTGACGCGGATGATACTTTGTGGGTAAACGAAACTTATTTTAGAGATGCAGAACATCAATTTGCAAAATTATTAGCAAAGTACGAGACCGAAAATAAAATAGACCAAGAACTTTTTAAGAAAGAGGTTAAAAACTTAGCCTATTATGGTTATGGTGTAAAAGGTTTTATTTTATCGATGGTAGAATGTGCTTTAGAGCTTTCTAATTATACCGTAAATCAAAAAACAATAGCCGCAATTTTAAACATCGGTAAAGAGATGTTAGATAAACCTATAGAATTGCTAGATGGAGTAGAAGAGGTGTTGCAATCGCTACAAGGAAAATATAAATTGATTGTTGCTACCAAAGGAGATTTATTAGATCAAGAAAGAAAGTTGGAGAAATCTAATTTGCTAAAATATTTTCATCACATAGAAGTAATGAGTGATAAGAAGGCAAAAGATTACAAGAAGTTGATAAAGCATTTAGATATTAAGCCATCAGAATTTTTAATGATTGGTAATTCGTTAAAATCAGATGTTTTACCATTAGTAGCTTTAGGTGCATCTGCCATTCATGTTCCGTTTCATACCACATGGGTTCATGAAGAGGTGAGTGATCAAGAAAAATCTGATTCAGACTATACAACAGTTGCTAACATTAAAGACATCCTTCCTTTTTTATGA